A window of the Hordeum vulgare subsp. vulgare chromosome 5H, MorexV3_pseudomolecules_assembly, whole genome shotgun sequence genome harbors these coding sequences:
- the LOC123395758 gene encoding bifunctional peptidase and (3S)-lysyl hydroxylase JMJD7: MPPPPPPPEFAKLAAQPEMERSVRELWAESRELLGLHSPDAVPRADLPPTPLAFLRDHVSPGRPLLVSAAATRHWPAASLWPTESYLSDALRSTDVSVHLTPDGRADALAAHPRRPGARCFASAHVRRVDFPAAVRLIRDSDPEAGLVAYAQQQDDCLRGEYAAVAGDVDAHVPWASEALGCLPEAVNLWIGNSCSVTSFHKDHYDNIYVVLSGEKHFLLLPPTEHHRLHVREYPVAGYAPVKEGEEVPKLKLEMEEPERVVPWSSVDPYPASPEEMAAEASSCPLYFKGPMPIRCTVRAGEMLYLPSMWFHHVSQSPGPNGLTIAVNYWYDMQFDIKYAYFNFLRSLEIKDSPLENNVDAFEGELEEKDD, encoded by the coding sequence atgccgccgccgccgccgccgccagaatTCGCAAAATTAGCGGCGCAACCTGAGATGGAGCGCAGCGTGAGGGAGCTGTGGGCGGAGTCGCGCGAGCTGCTGGGCCTCCACTCCCCGGACGCCGTGCCGCGCGCCGACCTGCCCCCGACTCCGCTCGCCTTCCTCCGCGACCACGTCTCCCCGGGCCGCCCGCTcctcgtctccgccgccgccacccgccACTGGCCCGCCGCCTCGCTCTGGCCCACCGAATCCTACCTCTCCGACGCGCTCCGCTCCACCGACGTCTCCGTCCACCTCACCCCCGACGGCCGCGCCGACGCCCTCGCCGCGCACCCGCGCCGCCCCGGCGCCAGGTGCTTCGCGTCGGCGCACGTCCGCCGGGTGGACTTCCCCGCCGCCGTGCGGCTTATCAGGGACTCCGACCCGGAGGCCGGCCTGGTCGCCTACGCGCAGCAGCAGGACGACTGCCTGCGCGGGGAGTACGCGGCGGTGGCCGGCGACGTGGACGCGCACGTGCCCTGGGCCAGCGAAGCGCTCGGCTGCCTCCCCGAGGCCGTCAACCTCTGGATCGGCAACTCCTGCTCCGTCACCTCCTTCCACAAGGACCACTACGACAACATCTACGTCGTCCTCTCCGGCGAGAAGCATTTCCTCCTATTGCCCCCCACCGAGCACCACCGCCTCCACGTCCGCGAGTACCCCGTCGCCGGCTACGCCCCGGTGAAGGAAGGGGAGGAGGTgccgaagctcaagctggagatggaAGAGCCCGAGAGGGTCGTGCCGTGGAGCAGCGTGGACCCGTACCCGGCTTCGCCGGAGGAGATGGCGGCGGAGGCCTCATCCTGCCCGCTCTACTTCAAGGGGCCCATGCCGATTCGGTGCACCGTCCGCGCCGGCGAGATGCTCTACTTGCCGAGCATGTGGTTTCACCATGTCAGCCAGAGCCCCGGCCCTAACGGGCTCACCATTGCCGTCAACTACTGGTATGACATGCAGTTTGACATCAAGTATGCCTACTTTAACTTCCTGAGGTCACTGGAGATCAAAGATTCTCCATTGGAGAACAATGTTGATGCTTTCGAAGGTGAGCTCGAAGAGAAAGACGATTGA
- the LOC123399335 gene encoding cytochrome c1-like, protein MATADVQNPTAALTEEAPAVETPVAAEEAAKTEEVPAPAEAEVEAPAPVEVEAAKEEAPAAAVTEEAKEPEPAAAAEPVAEAPAVVETETKEAVAEAEPAAAAEEVKEEEAAPAAAEPEVAAVAEEAPAAAEEAPAAAAEEATVSV, encoded by the exons ATGGCCACCGCTGAT GTCCAGAACCCGACGGCCGCGCTGACGGAGGAGGCGCCGGCGGTGGAGACGCCCGTGGCCGCCGAGGAGGCCGCGAAGACGGAGGAGGTCCCCGCGCCGGCGGAGGCCGAGGTCGAGGCGCCTGCCCCCGTCGAGGTCgaggcggccaaggaggaggcGCCGGCCGCCGCCGTGACGGAGGAGGCCAAGGAGCCCGAGCCGGCAGCTGCGGCCGAGCCGGTGGCCGAGGCGCCAGCCGTGGTCGAGACGGAGACCAAGGAGGCCGTGGCAGAGGCcgagccggcggcggcggccgaggaggtgaaggaggaggaggcggcacccGCTGCCGCCGAGCCGGAGGTGGCGGCCGTCGCCGAGGAAGCGCCGGCTGCAGCGGAGGAGGCGCCCGCGGCCGCGGCAGAGGAGGCCACCGTGAGCGTGTGA
- the LOC123399336 gene encoding E3 ubiquitin-protein ligase UPL5, producing the protein MYRRHAKRRREAPDHALPASSKAPVMTAAHSAASSSSAAGGAAAGASSSSSSSSSPFYAPPPPPPRRLHFFVRATDSKTIAIHAAADDTVAAVLSHLADCGYGRDLRLLYAGRQLQPEATVASLGLAPDSTLHLAARLRSTPHPKAWQLASHIAATAASGVAGADTAHSLDDLVKEFIACCDPGNQQNRNDRKAKGDAGSTEHQAQEYLDIFLQSGAAIALVRLYLSDFTFSRSFAERAIRCFLSTDPATLPPNVMLVTAPVLLEFCRLLALTSGNKDSLYKSCRYTLASVLCVPLPVVPASKSPTKAIEQVLPFAREIVELVLNGLGSETMLVPRTDLEELSNFFKVLRQQVLLWMPDGPMPKNMYSRECKRTDTWVWELHEMSMNLLKRVDECLKRLEMDLSSFSSDTRGVIENQPIWATRLHILAILTELDFISGIFEDVAHHLRFVLLAHNAPLNALVRCSKRNEHLQWLMKHKDLLCFEARRNLVLMLFSEGKDDYGELHEMLIDRSRLLDESFEYITQAKPSELHSGLFMEFKNEEATGPGVLREWFCMVSQALFSPQQVLFLPCPNDQRRFYLNGTSVVDPLHLKYFIFSGRVIGLALMHKVQVGIVLDRTLFLYLAGRSITLEDISAADPFTYASCKRILEMGAAEIDDLTLTFSRDIHTLGSRKTVELCKGGQDISVNISNREQYIDLLIKNIFVDSISDQLANFAKGFSDILANPKHREVFFGCLDLEDFDRMLGGSNNTINLKDWRSHTQYNGYKEKDRHVNWFWKAVESMPVEQQRQLLFFWTSVKYLPSEGFGGLSSKLYIYKTTESADHLPSSHTCFYRLCLPPYPSLKVMQNQLQKITQEHVSCSFGTW; encoded by the exons ATGTACCGCCGCCACGCCAAGCGCCGCCGCGAAGCCCCCGATCATGCCCTCCCGGCCTCCTCCAAGGCGCCCGTCATGACCGCCGCccactccgccgcctcctcctcctccgccgccggcggcgcggcggcgggcgcctcctcctcctcctcctcctcctcctcccccttctacgcgccgcccccgcccccgccccgccgcctccacttcttcgtgcgcgccaccgACTCCAAGACCATCGCGATACACGCGGCGGCGGACGACACCGTCGCCGCCGTGCTCTCCCACCTCGCCGACTGCGGCTACGGCCGCGACCTGCGCCTCCTCTACGCCGGCCGCCAGCTCCAGCCGGAGGCCACCGTCGCCTCCCTCGGCCTCGCGCCCGACTCCACCCTCCACCTCGCCGCCCGCCTCCGCTCCACCCCGCACCCCAAGGCCTGGCAGCTCGCCTCCCAcatcgccgccaccgccgcctccgggGTCGCCGGCGCCGACACCGCCCACTCCCTCGACGACCTCGTCAAGGAGTTCATCGCCTGCTGCGACCCCGGCAACCAGCAGAACCGCAACGATCGCAAGGCCAAGGGCGACGCCGGCAGCACCGAGCACCAGGCCCAGGAGTACCTCGACATCTTCCTCCAGTCCGGCGCCGCCATCGCGCTCGTTCGCCTCTACCTCTCGGATTTCACCTTCTCCCGCTCCTTCGCCGAGCGCGCCATCAGGTGCTTCCTCAGCACCGACCCTGCCACCCTGCCGCCTAATGTCATGCTCGTCACCGCGCCCGTGCTGCTCGAGTTCTGCCGCCTGCTTGCGCTCACCTCGGGCAATAAGGATTCCCTCTACAAGTCATGCCGGTACACACTTGCATCCGTGCTCTGCGTGCCACTCCCGGTGGTCCCTGCCTCCAAATCGCCTACCAAGGCCATCGAGCAGGTCCTCCCGTTTGCCAGAGAAATCGTTGAATTGGTCCTCAATGGACTTGGATCAGAGACCATGTTGGTGCCAAGGACAGACCTTGAGGAGCTCTCAAACTTCTTCAAAGTCTTGCGCCAGCAGGTACTCCTTTGGATGCCTGACGGCCCAATGCCAAAGAACATGTACAGCAGGGAGTGTAAGCGTACCGACACATGGGTGTGGGAGTTGCACGAAATGTCCATGAACCTGCTGAAAAGGGTGGATGAGTGTCTCAAGAGGTTGGAAATGGATCTTTCATCTTTCTCATCTGACACCAGGGGGGTCATAGAAAATCAACCCATCTGGGCCACCCGACTACATATCCTTGCCATATTGACAGAACTGGATTTCATCTCAGGGATATTCGAGGATGTTGCACACCACCTGCGGTTCGTGTTGCTGGCACACAATGCGCCTCTCAATGCGCTCGTGCGCTGTTCCAAGAGGAACGAGCATCTCCAGTGGCTCATGAAGCATAAGGATCTGCTCTGCTTCGAAGCAAGAAGGAATTTGGTCTTAATGTTGTTTTCTGAGGGGAAGGATGACTATGGGGAGCTGCATGAGATGTTGATCGACCGGTCTCGTTTACTGGATGAGTCCTTTGAGTACATCACACAGGCAAAACCCAGCGAGCTTCACAGTGGTCTGTTTATGGAGTTTAAGAATGAAGAGGCTACTGGTCCTGGTGTTCTGAGGGAGTGGTTCTGCATGGTGTCTCAAGCTCTGTTCAGCCCACAGCAAGTACTCTTCTTGCCTTGTCCTAATGATCAGCGGAGGTTCTACTTGAATGGAA CATCTGTTGTTGATCCACTGCACCTGAAATACTTCATTTTTTCGGGACGAGTAATTGGATTAGCATTGATGCATAAAGTGCAAGTAGGGATAGTTTTGGACCGCACCTTATTTTTGTATCTTGCTGGGAGAAGTATTACATTGGAAGACATTTCTGCTGCAGATCCTTTCACATATGCAAGCTGTAAAAGAATTCTAGAGATGGGTGCTGCCGAGATTGATGATTTAACTTTAACATTTTCCCGAGATATTCATACCTTGGGGTCTCGAAAGACTGTTGAGCTTTGCAAAGGAGGGCAGGATATCTCTGTGAACATCAGTAACAGAGAGCAGTACATTGATCTTCTTATTAAGAATATCTTTGTCGACTCTATTTCTGATCAGCTAGCTAATTTTGCGAAGGGATTTAGTGACATATTAGCTAATCCGAAACACCGGGAGGTATTTTTCGGGTGTTTGGATCTAGAAGACTTTGACCGAATGCTAGGGGGAAGCAACAACACTATAAATCTGAAAGATTGGAGATCACATACTCAATATAATGGCTACAAAGAAAAAGATCGCCATGTTAACTGGTTCTGGAAG GCTGTTGAGAGCATGCCAGTTGAGCAACAGAGGCAGCTCCTGTTCTTCTGGACTTCAGTGAAGTATTTGCCCTCGGAAGGCTTTGGTGGGCTGAGCTCAAAGCTGTACATATACAAGACAACGGAGTCAGCCGACCATCTCCCGTCGTCGCATACCTGCTTCTACCGCCTCTGCCTCCCCCCATATCCATCCCTCAAGGTGATGCAAAACCAGCTGCAGAAGATCACACAGGAGCATGTGAGCTGCAGCTTTGGTACGTGGTAG
- the LOC123395760 gene encoding uncharacterized protein LOC123395760, whose protein sequence is MSVEILDGKTVQSFVEDEDAFNSSVDGRFAALDTNHDGLLSYSEMAQELMSLRVLEKHFGVDESAMSHGELVELYRGLFARFDRDGNGTVELEEFRAEMKEVMLAVANGLGFLPVQMVVEEGSFLKVAVDRELGKAA, encoded by the coding sequence ATGAGTGTAGAAATCCTTGATGGCAAGACCGTCCAGAGCTTCGTCGAGGACGAAGACGCCTTCAACTCATCGGTGGACGGCCGGTTTGCGGCCCTCGACACCAACCATGATGGCTTGCTCTCGTACTCCGAGATGGCCCAGGAGCTCATGAGCCTCAGGGTTCTTGAGAAGCACTTTGGGGTCGATGAGTCCGCCATGAGCCATGGTGAGCTTGTCGAGCTCTACCGTGGCCTGTTTGCGAGGTTCGACCGAGACGGCAATGGCACGGTGGAACTCGAGGAGTTCCGGGCTGAGATGAAGGAGGTGATGCTCGCTGTGGCTAATGGACTCGGCTTCCTGCCGGTGCAGATGGTGGTTGAAGAAGGCAGCTTTCTGAAGGTGGCTGTGGACCGCGAGCTGGGCAAAGCAGCTTGA